In Vibrio sp. NTOU-M3, the following proteins share a genomic window:
- a CDS encoding transporter yields the protein MTKQITRLSTLAIACISAFSMANDTIENRDNRAQTVADVITQSGVLTPKGRFNVETSLSYTQNSSNKVSVVGYTILPTLIVGRIEVSDSDRTTITAGLTARYGLTESTELELRLPFVYRNDQISTRPIQDGAAANTINTTLDGGGLGDIEFAIRHQINFQSTPYWIAGVKIKSDTGRSPYEVDIDTTTNTFTEVPTGSGLWSVEPSVTMIYPTDPAVLFMNLGYIYNIEDDVSVGGENVKVDIGDTLSLAAGLGFAVNPDLSLSFGLNHKTILKSKVNGEESDDAKLLQLDTISIGMNYAFSDQTSINVSAQAGLTEDSPDFQLTMRVPFTF from the coding sequence ATGACGAAACAAATAACTAGACTTTCTACACTCGCGATCGCTTGCATTTCTGCCTTTTCAATGGCCAACGATACCATTGAGAATCGCGATAATCGTGCACAAACAGTGGCAGACGTCATCACCCAATCTGGTGTCTTAACACCAAAGGGGCGATTTAACGTCGAAACTTCTTTGAGTTACACCCAAAACTCATCGAACAAGGTTTCTGTTGTTGGCTACACCATCCTACCTACGCTCATCGTCGGCCGAATTGAAGTCAGTGATTCTGACCGAACCACTATAACAGCAGGCTTAACCGCACGTTATGGTTTAACTGAAAGTACGGAATTGGAACTTCGGCTCCCTTTCGTATACAGAAATGACCAAATATCAACAAGGCCAATTCAAGATGGTGCAGCTGCAAATACGATCAATACAACACTTGATGGGGGTGGATTAGGCGATATTGAATTTGCAATTCGCCACCAGATTAACTTCCAAAGCACACCATATTGGATCGCAGGTGTGAAAATAAAAAGTGATACCGGGCGTTCTCCCTATGAGGTTGATATCGACACAACAACCAATACATTCACCGAAGTTCCAACTGGGTCAGGGTTATGGAGTGTAGAGCCAAGCGTCACCATGATCTACCCTACCGACCCCGCCGTGCTGTTTATGAACCTTGGGTACATCTACAACATTGAAGATGATGTCAGTGTCGGGGGCGAAAACGTTAAAGTCGATATCGGAGATACCCTATCATTAGCTGCAGGGTTAGGTTTTGCCGTGAACCCCGATCTGTCTTTGTCGTTTGGCTTAAACCACAAGACCATCTTAAAAAGTAAAGTGAATGGTGAGGAAAGTGATGATGCAAAATTGCTTCAATTGGATACCATCAGTATAGGGATGAACTACGCCTTTTCTGATCAAACCTCTATCAACGTCAGTGCTCAAGCAGGCCTCACTGAAGACTCTCCTGATTTCCAATTGACCATGCGTGTTCCGTTCACCTTTTAA
- a CDS encoding MbtH family protein yields MSEKYINPFDEPENQFFVLINHNNQYSLWPEFKGIPSGWKSTFGPSLKQDCIDYIEANWHDIRV; encoded by the coding sequence ATGTCTGAGAAATACATTAATCCTTTTGACGAACCTGAAAACCAGTTCTTTGTGCTGATTAATCACAACAATCAATATAGCTTATGGCCGGAATTCAAAGGGATCCCTTCTGGCTGGAAAAGCACATTTGGTCCGTCATTAAAGCAAGACTGCATTGATTATATCGAAGCGAATTGGCATGACATTCGTGTGTAA
- the ylqF gene encoding ribosome biogenesis GTPase YlqF: MSIQWFPGHMHKARKEIEEAIPQVDVIIEVLDARIPFSSENPMISQIRGEKPVVKVLNKRDLADPELTQLWIDHFEKEKNVKAMAITTSNPQEVNKILELCRKLAPHREEIGKNIRTMIMGIPNVGKSTIINTLAGRTIAQTGNQPAVTRRQQRINLQNGIVLSDTPGILWPKVENPHSGFRLAATGAVKDTAMEYDEVAFYTVEYLAKAYPERLKERYQIEELPESDIELMEEIGRRRGALRSGGRVDLHKCSEILLHELRGGTLGQVTLELPEMITQELIEVEIEATKKAEEKAKRKEERRKRYLKNKR, encoded by the coding sequence ATGTCAATCCAGTGGTTTCCGGGCCACATGCACAAAGCCCGCAAAGAAATCGAAGAAGCGATTCCTCAGGTCGATGTCATCATCGAAGTGTTGGATGCTCGAATCCCTTTCAGTAGTGAAAACCCGATGATCTCACAAATCCGTGGTGAAAAACCGGTAGTAAAAGTACTGAACAAGCGAGATCTAGCCGACCCAGAGTTAACTCAGCTTTGGATTGATCACTTTGAAAAAGAAAAGAATGTTAAAGCAATGGCGATCACCACTTCTAATCCACAAGAAGTGAACAAAATCCTTGAGCTTTGCCGTAAGCTGGCACCTCACCGCGAAGAAATTGGCAAAAACATTCGCACTATGATTATGGGGATCCCAAACGTAGGGAAATCAACCATTATTAATACGCTTGCTGGCCGCACCATCGCTCAAACGGGTAACCAACCTGCTGTCACCCGCCGTCAACAACGTATTAATCTACAAAATGGCATCGTTTTATCTGATACTCCGGGGATCTTGTGGCCTAAGGTTGAGAACCCACATAGCGGTTTCCGCCTTGCAGCAACAGGCGCGGTAAAAGATACCGCCATGGAATATGATGAAGTGGCCTTTTACACGGTTGAGTACCTTGCAAAAGCCTACCCTGAACGTTTGAAAGAGCGCTATCAAATCGAAGAGTTACCAGAGAGTGACATTGAGCTAATGGAAGAAATTGGACGCCGTCGTGGTGCTCTACGCTCTGGCGGCCGTGTTGATTTGCATAAATGCTCGGAAATTTTATTGCACGAACTTCGAGGTGGCACGCTTGGTCAAGTGACCTTAGAACTTCCAGAGATGATCACACAAGAGCTGATTGAAGTTGAAATTGAAGCAACCAAAAAAGCCGAAGAAAAAGCGAAGCGAAAAGAAGAGCGTCGTAAACGTTATCTGAAAAATAAACGCTAA
- a CDS encoding catalase, with amino-acid sequence MRMSKSFLIISMGLAFSVQAQTLTRDNGAPVGDNQNSLTAGPNGSVLLQDVQLIQKLQRFARERIPERVVHARGTGAYGEFVSSGDFSDLTIADPFSEKGKVTPVFVRFSTVIHSKGSPETLRDPRGFATKFYTEQGNWDLVGNNLPVFFIRDSIKFPDMVHSLKPSPITNVQDPNRFFDFFSHEPGSTHMLSWVYSNRGTPKSYRTMDGFGVHAYKWINQQGDVKYVKFQWKSQQGIESLGPDDLAKVQGMDFNHLTNDLYSEIGKGNNPKWDLYVKVLTPTQLSELDYNGLDATKVWLNIPDQKVGTMILNRVPKNFFQETEQSAFAPSNLIPGIEPSEDRLLQGRLFAYADTQLYRVGANLFQLPVNKPKAIVSNHNQDGAGNGSLTDSGVNYEPSRILPLKEDDSARAVETALVGTVQQKAISNPRNFYQAGEFYRGLSKQDQKDLIVNLAGDLGKVQDDETKHIMLSYFYRADKDYGSKLTKAVNGNLSRVEKLAEM; translated from the coding sequence ATGCGTATGTCAAAAAGCTTCTTAATTATTTCAATGGGTCTGGCGTTTAGCGTTCAGGCACAAACTCTTACCAGAGACAATGGTGCACCAGTTGGTGATAACCAAAATTCACTGACGGCAGGGCCTAATGGTAGTGTCTTGTTGCAAGATGTTCAGTTGATCCAAAAACTGCAACGTTTTGCTCGTGAGCGTATTCCTGAACGTGTGGTTCATGCAAGAGGAACTGGCGCGTACGGGGAATTCGTATCTAGTGGTGATTTTAGTGATCTAACCATTGCCGATCCTTTTAGCGAGAAAGGCAAAGTAACGCCTGTTTTCGTGCGCTTTTCTACGGTTATTCACTCAAAAGGTTCACCAGAAACCTTACGTGATCCCCGCGGGTTTGCCACCAAGTTTTATACTGAACAAGGCAACTGGGACTTAGTGGGAAATAATCTACCCGTATTCTTTATTCGGGATTCGATTAAATTCCCTGATATGGTTCATTCATTGAAACCGTCACCCATTACCAACGTACAAGATCCTAATCGATTTTTTGACTTCTTTAGTCATGAACCGGGTTCAACTCATATGTTGAGCTGGGTTTACTCCAACCGAGGCACGCCGAAGAGCTACCGAACTATGGATGGTTTTGGTGTTCATGCGTACAAATGGATAAACCAACAGGGCGATGTTAAATACGTTAAGTTTCAATGGAAGAGCCAACAAGGGATAGAGAGTTTAGGGCCTGATGACCTCGCGAAAGTACAAGGTATGGATTTTAATCACTTAACTAATGATCTGTATAGCGAGATCGGTAAAGGAAACAACCCTAAGTGGGACCTATACGTTAAGGTGTTGACACCAACGCAGCTTAGCGAACTGGATTACAATGGTCTTGATGCGACCAAAGTGTGGCTGAATATTCCGGATCAAAAAGTTGGAACCATGATTCTTAATCGGGTACCAAAGAACTTTTTTCAGGAAACAGAACAATCGGCATTCGCGCCTTCTAATTTAATTCCGGGAATTGAGCCTTCGGAAGACCGTTTGTTACAAGGTCGTTTATTTGCTTATGCTGATACGCAGCTCTACCGCGTTGGAGCAAACTTATTCCAGCTGCCCGTAAACAAACCAAAAGCGATAGTGAGTAACCATAACCAAGATGGCGCCGGAAATGGCAGTTTGACGGATTCAGGCGTGAACTATGAGCCTAGCCGTATTTTACCGCTGAAGGAAGATGACAGTGCAAGGGCGGTGGAAACGGCACTAGTTGGAACTGTGCAACAGAAAGCAATCTCGAATCCGCGTAATTTCTACCAAGCTGGGGAGTTTTACCGTGGGCTAAGTAAGCAAGATCAGAAAGATCTCATCGTCAATCTGGCCGGAGATTTAGGAAAAGTTCAGGATGATGAAACAAAACACATCATGCTGAGTTACTTCTATCGAGCTGATAAGGACTACGGAAGTAAGCTAACTAAAGCTGTTAACGGTAATTTAAGCCGTGTAGAGAAACTAGCAGAAATGTAA
- the fes gene encoding enterochelin esterase, whose protein sequence is MDIKAYRTIENKNINSALSGLLEANEEVGAPCWWDEVQTKGTPFILSQDNTSAELLFLWRNTDDSVEEIYIDINGITDHHSFDMERLTHVKGTDVWFYKTRVNSTWRGSYAFIPVTHERVQPAYQGTYQEKRTKHREWLRTIFPLSVRDDLSKNNLSACEWGRSKTPLSMPKAVSQSAWSRFDTKNGDVQARANMQLTWTSQCLSNERHVWLYSTASTDQIAELPLVLILDGQFWSQSMPLFSALTDATSSGQLPPALYVFIDEINGALRSEELSCNPLFWQAITQELLPLVGRYFPITNDANRTAVVGQSLGGLSAMYAGLNHPDRFGAVVCQSGSFWWPDFSLVKPPSEYSPFQTSEPLTQMSQLVHSGLGSNVKLSVFMEVGLGEDVMVDLSQDLYQQLKQQNHRLSFRTFDGGHERLCWRGGLIDGLSYVFNFES, encoded by the coding sequence ATGGATATAAAGGCTTATCGAACAATAGAAAATAAGAATATCAATAGTGCTTTAAGTGGTTTGCTTGAAGCTAATGAAGAAGTAGGAGCTCCATGTTGGTGGGACGAGGTGCAGACAAAAGGAACACCTTTTATCCTTTCCCAAGATAATACAAGTGCTGAGCTGCTATTTCTTTGGCGAAACACGGATGACAGTGTTGAAGAAATATACATTGATATCAACGGTATTACTGATCATCACAGCTTTGATATGGAAAGGCTTACCCATGTTAAAGGAACGGATGTTTGGTTTTATAAGACAAGGGTAAACAGTACGTGGCGGGGGAGCTACGCGTTTATTCCAGTAACACATGAACGCGTCCAACCAGCGTACCAAGGAACATACCAAGAGAAACGCACCAAGCATCGGGAGTGGTTGAGAACCATTTTTCCTCTTAGTGTTCGCGATGATTTAAGTAAAAACAATTTGTCAGCCTGCGAATGGGGACGTTCGAAAACGCCGCTATCTATGCCAAAGGCAGTATCGCAAAGTGCTTGGTCAAGGTTCGATACAAAAAATGGCGATGTTCAGGCACGAGCGAACATGCAGCTGACTTGGACGAGCCAGTGTTTAAGTAATGAGCGCCATGTTTGGTTGTATTCGACAGCCAGCACTGACCAAATAGCTGAACTGCCGTTGGTTTTGATCTTAGATGGTCAATTTTGGTCTCAATCCATGCCTTTGTTTAGTGCGCTGACCGATGCGACGAGCAGCGGTCAACTTCCACCTGCCTTGTATGTCTTCATTGATGAAATCAATGGAGCGCTGCGTAGCGAAGAGCTCAGTTGCAACCCTTTGTTTTGGCAGGCTATCACTCAAGAACTACTGCCGTTGGTTGGTCGTTATTTCCCAATTACTAATGACGCAAATCGTACGGCTGTTGTTGGGCAAAGCCTTGGTGGTTTAAGTGCGATGTATGCCGGATTGAACCATCCGGATCGTTTTGGTGCGGTTGTTTGTCAATCGGGTTCATTTTGGTGGCCTGATTTTTCGTTAGTGAAACCACCTAGTGAATATTCTCCCTTCCAAACAAGCGAACCTTTAACTCAAATGAGTCAATTAGTTCATTCTGGCCTTGGTTCTAACGTAAAGTTAAGTGTGTTTATGGAGGTTGGATTAGGAGAGGACGTCATGGTGGACTTGAGCCAAGACCTATACCAGCAACTTAAGCAACAAAACCATCGGTTATCGTTTCGCACCTTTGATGGTGGGCATGAACGCCTGTGTTGGCGCGGAGGCCTCATCGATGGGTTGTCGTATGTTTTTAATTTTGAATCCTGA
- a CDS encoding carbon storage regulator: protein MRLALFVLGLLIPTFAYADDLVLTDFELSETELDSSRGGQYYIDLDSIAATSTVEGISSGNVAEHVVTGNNTIAAGALAASSGITNVIQNSGNNVLIQNSTVVNLTLK from the coding sequence ATGCGTTTAGCACTGTTCGTCTTGGGATTACTCATTCCAACATTTGCGTATGCTGATGATCTAGTGCTGACTGACTTTGAGCTGTCTGAAACAGAACTGGACAGCTCTCGTGGTGGTCAGTATTACATTGACCTCGACAGCATCGCGGCAACCTCAACCGTGGAAGGAATCAGTTCAGGTAACGTAGCCGAGCATGTGGTTACAGGAAACAATACCATTGCTGCTGGTGCGTTAGCAGCAAGTTCAGGGATCACGAACGTTATCCAGAACAGCGGTAACAATGTGCTGATTCAAAATTCCACCGTTGTTAATTTAACACTTAAGTAA
- a CDS encoding LuxR C-terminal-related transcriptional regulator, translating into MAPTTLVILSDNNLQSNLIEQQLLCLSDVTTTAVHPDKFNHLCSRLTMDLVILDFHYLTYLEDLDILPDFDLLNLDILVYNIPELGLNHPFVRWRTLRGMILQTACAQHLIDGVKCILQGGMWIPRRYLEELIMLYRDPSNIRDCSFDQLTERERQVLDLVVQGSTNKEIAKLLYLSENTVKTHIYKVYRKLNVHCRSEASKLVKQARGNSSSSN; encoded by the coding sequence ATGGCTCCAACAACGCTCGTCATTCTGTCGGACAACAATTTGCAAAGTAACTTAATCGAACAACAGCTTTTATGTTTAAGCGATGTTACGACTACCGCCGTGCATCCAGATAAGTTCAATCACCTTTGCAGTCGATTGACGATGGACTTGGTGATTCTCGATTTTCATTACCTCACCTACCTTGAGGATCTCGACATACTGCCTGATTTTGACCTACTTAATCTTGATATATTGGTTTACAACATTCCAGAATTGGGGCTTAACCACCCTTTTGTTCGCTGGCGCACATTAAGAGGGATGATCCTACAAACTGCGTGCGCGCAACACTTAATTGATGGTGTGAAATGTATTTTACAAGGTGGTATGTGGATACCACGACGGTATCTGGAAGAATTGATCATGCTTTATCGAGATCCGAGTAACATACGCGATTGCAGCTTTGATCAACTGACCGAAAGGGAGCGGCAAGTCCTCGATTTAGTGGTTCAGGGAAGCACAAACAAAGAGATCGCAAAGTTGCTATACCTATCAGAAAACACCGTTAAAACACATATTTACAAGGTATACCGCAAACTTAATGTCCACTGTAGAAGTGAAGCCAGCAAACTGGTTAAGCAAGCTCGAGGAAATAGCAGTTCGTCCAATTAG
- a CDS encoding 4'-phosphopantetheinyl transferase → MKLFPWPDNLVSRYLSVDYSPDFISHIELQGIPLPSDFGKAVLKRRCEFLAGRACAHQALNYLGHEATDSIGIGCGNEPVWPEDIVGSISHCVGHAVASVAHRSEDVAGVGVDIEKVMSREWANQLSSQIVSLNERHFAGHFSDFCQFLTLIFSAKEAIYKAIFPTIQQILDFDSVILEQIDCAKQELTFATTPVLDEYLNNEMNIKVRYSMMDDAHYITWCVIGESHLKH, encoded by the coding sequence ATGAAGCTTTTTCCGTGGCCTGATAACTTGGTTTCCCGCTACCTAAGCGTGGATTACAGCCCTGATTTTATATCGCATATAGAGTTGCAAGGTATCCCTTTACCAAGTGATTTTGGTAAAGCGGTACTTAAGCGCCGCTGTGAATTCTTAGCAGGACGAGCGTGTGCACACCAAGCATTAAACTATTTAGGTCATGAAGCTACCGACAGTATTGGTATTGGTTGTGGGAATGAACCCGTTTGGCCTGAAGATATTGTAGGGTCTATTTCCCATTGTGTGGGGCATGCTGTCGCATCCGTTGCTCACCGTAGTGAAGATGTCGCTGGGGTAGGGGTAGATATCGAGAAAGTGATGTCTCGCGAGTGGGCGAATCAACTTTCATCACAAATTGTCTCGCTCAACGAACGGCATTTTGCTGGTCATTTTAGTGATTTTTGTCAGTTTCTAACGTTAATCTTTTCCGCAAAAGAGGCGATCTATAAAGCGATTTTCCCTACCATTCAGCAGATTTTAGATTTTGATTCAGTCATTCTTGAGCAGATTGATTGTGCTAAACAAGAACTGACTTTTGCAACAACGCCTGTTCTCGATGAATATTTGAATAATGAGATGAATATTAAAGTCCGTTATTCAATGATGGATGATGCACATTACATCACATGGTGTGTGATTGGCGAAAGTCACCTGAAACACTGA
- a CDS encoding ankyrin repeat domain-containing protein encodes MMKRLWRSVFMVILLVGGVSQTVFGSPSEKEDAQQISAYFFAAARIGEVDVLEQFINAGFPINLRNLESYTALMIAAYNGQSKAVELLIQNGADACARDKRGNTALMGALIKGELSIAKTLYQQTCSDRPNKAGLTLSEFAKMYGQADTLKGFANKDK; translated from the coding sequence ATTATGAAACGTCTGTGGCGTAGTGTATTCATGGTCATATTATTGGTTGGAGGAGTAAGCCAAACCGTATTTGGCAGCCCCTCTGAAAAAGAAGATGCTCAACAAATCTCTGCTTACTTTTTCGCTGCTGCGCGGATAGGAGAAGTCGATGTTCTGGAGCAGTTTATTAATGCTGGATTCCCAATCAACTTACGTAATCTTGAAAGTTATACCGCATTGATGATCGCAGCATACAATGGCCAATCCAAAGCGGTGGAGTTATTGATTCAAAATGGTGCAGATGCATGTGCTCGTGATAAACGTGGTAACACTGCTCTGATGGGGGCATTAATTAAAGGTGAGCTATCAATCGCTAAAACCCTCTATCAACAAACCTGTTCTGACCGACCCAATAAAGCAGGGTTGACGTTATCTGAGTTTGCCAAAATGTACGGGCAGGCTGATACGCTGAAAGGGTTTGCGAACAAAGATAAGTGA
- a CDS encoding C39 family peptidase, producing MKLRQFFISFVLLTPCYAAALNWLPERGSFQVPVRSYKEIQFGDVIRQQYDFSCGSAALASLLTYHYRTPKDEADIFKAMFANGNRELIEKQGFSLLDMKRYLMSQGFKSEGYKLTLEKIESIGLPVITLVDFDGYRHFVVVKGINQSDVILGDPSRGTIVMSKTKFVQFYQGIVLLVRNHAEVGKETFIDVAQYRLYNRAPLDSSLPRDSIGQFTITLPESGEY from the coding sequence ATGAAACTCCGGCAATTTTTCATTTCGTTTGTTTTACTCACACCTTGCTATGCGGCCGCCTTAAATTGGTTGCCTGAAAGAGGAAGTTTTCAGGTGCCTGTTAGAAGCTATAAAGAAATACAGTTTGGTGATGTGATTCGCCAACAGTATGACTTCAGTTGTGGCTCTGCGGCATTAGCATCACTGCTGACCTATCATTATCGAACCCCCAAAGATGAAGCCGATATATTTAAAGCGATGTTCGCAAATGGCAATCGGGAACTTATTGAAAAACAGGGCTTTTCGTTACTTGATATGAAGCGGTATTTGATGAGTCAAGGATTTAAGTCAGAAGGGTATAAACTGACGTTGGAGAAGATAGAGTCGATTGGATTACCGGTCATTACTCTGGTTGATTTTGATGGTTACCGTCACTTCGTTGTGGTGAAAGGTATCAATCAAAGTGACGTGATATTAGGTGACCCTTCTCGAGGGACAATAGTGATGAGCAAGACCAAGTTTGTTCAGTTTTATCAGGGCATTGTATTGCTAGTTCGCAATCATGCAGAGGTAGGAAAAGAAACCTTCATTGATGTGGCCCAGTATAGACTTTACAACCGAGCACCATTGGATAGCTCACTGCCTCGAGACTCGATCGGCCAATTCACTATCACTTTGCCGGAGTCAGGAGAATATTAA
- a CDS encoding TonB-dependent receptor yields MKPMDLNSGITITNTGKTKLAMLIGVICLGASTTLSAEQVDNSNTKKGQETIVVLGEKLGGTLAENTSSVTVFTDEADNGEDQTYYDLLDRVPNVLNAPSGIPHIRGVDGRGPGEGFLSFMTGATPRVNTTVDGVSESWTGEAFGKAGLWDTEQVEIYKGPQSTNQGRNSIGGAVVIKTKDPTFHFESKVRGGYENEDGKYHLAGVVSAPIVSEKLAFRLAAEGTKGNTPIDYSLPDNDQYPWDPSEVESHNVRGKLLFKPMSNDKLTLKLTLASRNEEGQYTNLVSEKGKFEYIDENGTRRQTTESWNANFDVNYLINDELTLDVLLARRDYNTKFKAYPRTDWWGDVDEKNYTAEAKLSYNSLDDKYNAIVGVSSFYKDQDTQTDSMKRKDKVLTNSIYFDSKVQLNNRWGLLLGARYEKDELKRDFDHARFPLDFNADESNGILLPKVGVTLNVSDNSMLGLTARKGYNAGGLGYNEYQQQVFVFEQEEVWTYELSSRSTFLENRLGLTANVFYNDYENYQTVVFGDSGNRFDNYIANIPKGKTYGTEVETNYWFDSGLDVFAFVGLLKTEITEGPSGTIENLNGNEFSYAPEVSAGLGFTQQLDSGIFFGARVNHVTDYFTDLANTRSTSAGDFTILNLNAGYAMDDLTIRAYIKNATDEDYVLRHKNDLIEMGGPRTFGLVADYQF; encoded by the coding sequence ATGAAGCCCATGGATTTAAACAGTGGCATCACCATCACTAATACTGGCAAAACTAAACTTGCCATGCTCATTGGTGTAATTTGCCTTGGAGCCAGCACCACTCTTTCAGCAGAGCAAGTGGACAACAGCAACACGAAGAAAGGCCAAGAAACCATTGTGGTACTTGGTGAGAAACTCGGTGGTACACTTGCTGAGAACACAAGCTCAGTCACCGTTTTTACTGATGAAGCAGACAATGGCGAAGATCAAACATACTACGATCTACTCGATCGCGTCCCGAATGTACTGAATGCCCCATCTGGTATTCCACATATTCGAGGTGTAGATGGTCGTGGACCTGGTGAAGGCTTCCTTTCCTTCATGACAGGAGCGACACCAAGGGTGAATACGACCGTTGATGGCGTGTCAGAGTCATGGACTGGTGAGGCCTTTGGTAAAGCCGGATTGTGGGATACAGAACAAGTAGAGATTTATAAAGGCCCTCAATCAACCAACCAAGGCCGAAATAGTATTGGCGGCGCGGTGGTCATCAAAACCAAAGATCCAACGTTCCACTTTGAAAGTAAAGTTCGTGGTGGCTATGAAAACGAAGATGGCAAATATCATTTAGCGGGTGTTGTTTCTGCCCCAATCGTGTCTGAAAAGCTCGCATTTCGATTAGCCGCTGAGGGCACAAAGGGTAATACACCAATTGATTACTCGCTGCCCGATAATGACCAATATCCATGGGACCCTTCTGAAGTTGAATCTCATAATGTGAGAGGTAAGCTGTTATTCAAACCGATGTCTAACGATAAGCTTACGCTAAAACTGACATTGGCGAGCCGTAATGAAGAAGGTCAATATACAAATCTGGTTTCTGAAAAAGGCAAGTTTGAATATATCGATGAAAACGGTACTCGACGTCAAACCACTGAAAGTTGGAATGCAAATTTTGACGTAAATTACCTGATCAATGATGAATTAACCCTTGATGTATTGCTTGCGCGCCGGGACTACAATACGAAATTCAAAGCTTATCCACGTACGGACTGGTGGGGTGATGTTGATGAAAAAAACTACACCGCAGAAGCGAAGCTGTCTTATAACTCGTTAGATGACAAATACAATGCCATTGTCGGGGTAAGTAGTTTTTACAAAGATCAAGATACGCAAACAGACTCGATGAAGCGTAAAGATAAAGTTCTGACCAACTCAATTTACTTCGATTCAAAAGTCCAACTCAACAACCGTTGGGGCTTGCTACTTGGCGCTCGTTACGAAAAAGATGAGCTGAAGCGTGATTTTGACCACGCAAGGTTCCCACTCGATTTCAATGCCGATGAAAGTAACGGTATTTTGCTACCAAAAGTCGGTGTAACGTTAAATGTATCAGACAATTCAATGCTTGGGCTTACTGCTCGTAAAGGATACAACGCTGGCGGACTTGGGTACAACGAGTACCAACAACAGGTGTTTGTGTTTGAGCAGGAAGAAGTCTGGACTTATGAGCTAAGTTCCCGTTCAACTTTCCTTGAAAATAGACTTGGTTTAACTGCAAATGTCTTCTACAACGACTATGAAAACTATCAAACGGTCGTATTTGGCGACAGTGGAAATCGTTTCGACAATTACATCGCAAACATCCCTAAAGGAAAAACATACGGTACTGAAGTTGAAACCAATTACTGGTTTGACTCAGGTCTGGACGTATTCGCATTTGTAGGCTTGTTAAAAACAGAAATCACCGAAGGGCCAAGCGGTACTATTGAAAACTTAAATGGGAATGAGTTCAGCTATGCACCTGAAGTGTCGGCAGGTCTTGGTTTTACCCAGCAGCTAGATTCGGGCATTTTCTTTGGTGCTCGTGTTAATCACGTAACGGATTACTTTACAGATCTCGCCAATACCCGAAGTACGTCAGCAGGCGACTTCACAATATTAAATCTTAATGCAGGTTATGCCATGGATGATCTCACCATTCGAGCTTACATTAAGAATGCAACAGATGAAGATTACGTTCTTCGCCATAAGAATGATCTTATCGAAATGGGCGGACCTCGTACATTCGGCCTTGTGGCTGACTACCAATTCTAA
- a CDS encoding substrate-binding periplasmic protein, translated as MTLKAIITRLLLCSFYLLPAHADEPLPVVFITGEWPPYTSAYIDNGGLITEIVSATINEMGIDAKLSFVPWERGEKMLKNGEAFGFFPYAITPERKKDFVFSERLLINPSGKFFYKTSKLKSVPEIKTWADFKPYKFAVLAGDASVEVMSQIGIEMERVISDDLNVHRLYKERVDFVQMDPVLGWYLIEQLYPGETHLFSTLDITFQELIGESGNPDWDSYLMVSPDYPNASELLKSFNDSLERIKASGEYDEILTRYALN; from the coding sequence ATGACGTTGAAAGCTATCATCACACGGTTATTATTGTGTTCTTTTTATTTGCTGCCAGCGCACGCTGATGAACCCTTACCGGTAGTATTTATTACTGGAGAGTGGCCTCCATATACCTCTGCCTACATCGATAATGGTGGCCTAATTACCGAAATTGTTTCTGCGACGATAAATGAGATGGGTATTGACGCTAAACTTTCGTTTGTTCCGTGGGAAAGAGGGGAGAAAATGCTGAAAAATGGTGAGGCTTTCGGTTTCTTCCCTTATGCGATTACTCCTGAGCGCAAGAAAGACTTTGTTTTTTCAGAACGCTTGCTTATCAATCCTTCCGGTAAATTCTTTTACAAAACCAGCAAGCTAAAAAGTGTTCCAGAGATCAAAACATGGGCGGATTTTAAGCCTTATAAGTTTGCTGTGTTAGCAGGAGATGCATCTGTAGAAGTGATGTCCCAGATAGGTATCGAAATGGAACGGGTCATTAGTGATGATCTGAATGTTCATCGGCTATACAAAGAGCGTGTCGATTTTGTGCAGATGGATCCTGTTTTAGGTTGGTACTTGATTGAACAATTATATCCGGGAGAAACGCATCTCTTTTCAACCTTGGATATTACATTTCAAGAACTGATCGGCGAAAGTGGCAATCCGGATTGGGATTCTTATTTGATGGTGTCGCCAGATTATCCAAATGCTAGTGAATTGCTCAAGAGCTTTAATGACAGCTTGGAGAGAATTAAAGCAAGTGGTGAGTATGACGAGATTTTAACTCGTTATGCGCTCAATTAA